In Pontiella desulfatans, one DNA window encodes the following:
- a CDS encoding aminoglycoside phosphotransferase family protein: protein MELGHYTKILRNWRLEPADTQDAVELPGSPERTVSRKAITDTEGRRWVLEEVAEESYSRKLAIAETMETLKTRGLDGIHPYERNTLGQLITCYAGRLCMLRPHVAGIPLNRKNWLEESWRAEAMAHHLIKMQLISEPSPLQNVGPLFSIADFVKRRTEVFRKHRNELAEALEPVFNNLEKNLFPKLGKAPTSFCHGDFHPLNIIWGEKSIQSVIDWEFCGLKPEAYDAALLVGCIGFDNPDALIGDFTGTLIKKTSAAAIFSPESWEWFIDLVIAIRYGWLAEWMRTNDESARDLEMLYMNLLTTQKGYIADKWGLS, encoded by the coding sequence ATGGAACTTGGTCACTATACGAAAATACTCCGGAACTGGAGGCTGGAACCGGCCGATACGCAGGATGCAGTCGAGCTTCCTGGAAGCCCGGAAAGAACCGTTTCCCGAAAGGCCATAACCGACACGGAAGGCCGACGATGGGTTCTGGAAGAAGTTGCGGAAGAAAGCTACTCACGCAAACTGGCCATCGCGGAAACCATGGAAACGCTCAAGACCCGCGGACTCGACGGCATCCATCCCTATGAACGCAATACGCTCGGCCAGCTGATCACCTGCTATGCCGGACGCCTGTGCATGCTACGCCCGCATGTTGCCGGAATTCCACTAAACCGGAAGAATTGGCTGGAGGAAAGCTGGCGGGCCGAGGCCATGGCACACCACCTGATTAAAATGCAACTCATCTCAGAACCGTCCCCGTTGCAGAATGTAGGCCCGCTGTTTTCCATCGCCGACTTTGTGAAACGCCGGACGGAGGTCTTCCGTAAACATCGGAACGAACTTGCGGAAGCCCTCGAACCGGTCTTTAACAACCTCGAAAAAAACCTTTTCCCAAAACTCGGAAAAGCGCCGACCAGCTTCTGCCACGGCGACTTCCACCCGTTGAATATCATTTGGGGAGAAAAATCGATCCAGTCGGTGATCGACTGGGAATTCTGTGGACTGAAGCCGGAAGCCTACGATGCCGCCCTGCTGGTCGGATGCATAGGGTTCGATAATCCGGACGCACTCATAGGCGACTTCACGGGTACATTAATCAAGAAAACCAGCGCGGCCGCGATCTTTTCACCGGAATCGTGGGAATGGTTCATCGACCTGGTAATAGCCATCCGCTACGGATGGCTGGCCGAATGGATGCGCACCAACGACGAAAGCGCCCGAGACCTCGAAATGCTTTACATGAATCTGCTCACCACCCAGAAAGGCTACATTGCCGACAAATGGGGATTGTCGTAG
- a CDS encoding topoisomerase DNA-binding C4 zinc finger domain-containing protein, translating to MVNEISRSQADGQPPTSTFYKLTANTCASGQQPITTGLNHQTPELPASDLYSLGHGNTADDPVLEVVLSDKERFPNAEERRLFYVAVTRARHKVFILSDRQKASSFVRELEDTTSDLATCPDCHGKIFIKNNGDHDFVTCENYPLCDYSKYFNNPGEIAICPTCRRGYLCVKKGSKGEFCGCTNYPSCSHTTSYPLTQGDATNVVTS from the coding sequence GTGGTCAATGAGATCAGCCGCAGTCAGGCCGATGGCCAGCCACCAACCAGCACCTTTTACAAACTTACCGCCAACACGTGCGCCTCCGGTCAACAGCCTATCACCACCGGCCTTAACCACCAGACTCCGGAGTTGCCCGCCTCCGACCTTTACAGCCTTGGCCACGGCAATACCGCTGACGACCCCGTATTGGAAGTGGTGCTTTCCGACAAGGAACGTTTCCCCAACGCCGAGGAACGACGACTGTTTTACGTGGCCGTCACCCGCGCCAGACACAAGGTATTCATCCTGTCGGATCGGCAGAAGGCGTCATCTTTTGTTCGGGAACTGGAGGACACCACATCCGACCTGGCCACTTGCCCGGATTGCCATGGGAAGATTTTCATTAAGAACAATGGCGACCACGACTTCGTCACCTGCGAGAACTACCCGCTTTGCGATTACTCGAAATACTTCAACAACCCGGGGGAAATCGCCATATGCCCGACCTGCAGACGGGGTTACCTTTGCGTCAAAAAGGGTTCCAAAGGCGAGTTCTGCGGGTGTACCAACTATCCATCTTGTTCCCATACGACGTCATATCCCTTAACTCAGGGCGATGCAACAAACGTCGTTACTTCATGA